In a single window of the Coffea eugenioides isolate CCC68of chromosome 3, Ceug_1.0, whole genome shotgun sequence genome:
- the LOC113765892 gene encoding uncharacterized protein LOC113765892, with the protein MKVVKPTYLSVVEHMRHAILAKFEEAAVDELKKNGVLVAMKTHKYIIEFKNQLKDAAVKQANWNQDTEQLAQLESEIARTVEGIRATNELLEQQKARKLQINKDKREFWLNIASIGANVLNTAASVASVIMVAGQA; encoded by the exons ATGAAG GTTGTTAAGCCAACCTACCTTTCTGTGGTGGAACATATGAGGCATGCAATTCTAGCAAAATTCGAGGAAGCAGCTGTGGATGAGTTAAAGAAAAACGGAGTACTCGTAGCTATGAAGACCCACAAATACATCATTGAATTCAAGAACCAGCTCAAAG ATGCTGCTGTCAAACAAGCAAACTGGAATCAAGATACCGAACAATTGGCCCAACTGGAGTCAGAAATAGCCCGCACCGTAGAAGGGATTCGTGCCACCAATGAACTGCTTGAACAGCAAAAGGCGAGGAAACTACAAATTAAT AAAGATAAACGAGAGTTCTGGTTGAACATTGCATCAATTGGGGCAAATGTGTTGAATACTGCCGCAAGTGTGGCTTCTGTAATTATGGTAGCAGGACAAGCTTAA